In the genome of Poecilia reticulata strain Guanapo linkage group LG16, Guppy_female_1.0+MT, whole genome shotgun sequence, one region contains:
- the LOC103478716 gene encoding H-2 class II histocompatibility antigen, A beta chain-like, translating to MLVCSAYDFYPKQIRVTWLRDGKEVTSDVTSTDELPNGNWLYQIHSYLEFTPKPGEKITFMVEHESLKEPKLYDWEPESDSKWSKIAVGSAGLLLGLLFSVAGFIYYKTTSNGRVVVPTTENVCPEETL from the exons ATGCTCGTCTGCAGCGCGTACGACTTCTATCCAAAGCAAATCAGGGTGACGTGGCTGAGAGACGGAAAGGAGGTCACATCTGATGTGACATCCACTGACGAGCTGCCCAATGGGAACTGGCTGTATCAGATCCACAGCTACCTGGAGTTCACGCCTAAACCTGGAGAGAAGATTACCTTCATGGTGGAGCATGAAAGCCTCAAAGAACCGAAGCTTTATGACTGGG AGCCGGAGTCGGATTCAAAGTGGAGTAAGATTGCTGTTGGCTCAGCAGGGCTGCTGCTCggtttgctgttttctgttgctgGCTTCATCTATTACAAGACAACATCAAATG gACGGGTGGTGGTGCCTACAACAGAG AATGTATGTC